The following coding sequences are from one Paenibacillus tundrae window:
- a CDS encoding GNAT family N-acetyltransferase: MRQSHQEDQEQLAELRALVLYDDLTRLGRYDEVRVRERFRTTFDPDYTWIIEAEGSMVGCIAFKPRAEEYLLEHFYIHPDYQGKRIGTQVLNMLLDREEIRGKRVTLNVLQGSPARRLYERLGFVLDTEDEVDVFMSKLVPQESNHNH; this comes from the coding sequence ATGCGACAATCACATCAGGAAGACCAGGAACAGCTTGCAGAATTAAGAGCCTTGGTTCTGTACGATGATCTAACGCGGTTAGGGAGATATGATGAGGTGAGGGTACGTGAACGTTTCCGTACAACATTCGATCCCGACTATACGTGGATTATTGAAGCTGAAGGCTCTATGGTAGGATGTATTGCATTTAAGCCTAGAGCAGAGGAATATTTGTTAGAACACTTTTATATTCATCCAGACTATCAGGGCAAACGAATTGGAACGCAGGTGCTGAACATGTTACTGGATCGGGAAGAGATTCGGGGCAAACGAGTTACCTTAAATGTGTTGCAAGGAAGTCCAGCGCGGCGATTGTATGAGCGTCTTGGGTTTGTTCTGGATACGGAAGATGAAGTTGACGTGTTTATGTCCAAGCTAGTTCCACAGGAGTCTAATCATAATCATTAA
- a CDS encoding ArsR/SmtB family transcription factor: MNYQVEVDFAPIYECVSSLSAFMGKQNHSALDAGKLWIRDVQDQFAPAKLQNMRDTMKATDNFSLAPYIWHCPGDRSVHGFLDWLEGLSSGQLYDIAAGLKLSVPSNLPDLRSRTSEAIREWNEHYFKNIDPAIIEGLSYEAKTRRARLQGGNDQEVYEQATQGMRIYPNGVLNKIILIPQYHARPFVTSAIFDEIIFTSYSCDILPTEPGRPNPGLLRLTRALSDETRLFILRLLADKQLTFTEIVREVGLSKSTIHYHLIALRAAGLIIVHYDHKNTEYSLRLEALNNLPQQIGAYIGS; this comes from the coding sequence ATGAACTATCAAGTGGAGGTTGATTTTGCACCCATTTATGAATGTGTAAGCAGTCTGTCCGCTTTTATGGGTAAACAAAATCATTCAGCTCTCGATGCTGGAAAACTGTGGATTCGTGATGTACAGGATCAATTTGCACCAGCCAAGCTACAAAACATGAGAGATACGATGAAAGCTACAGACAACTTCAGTCTTGCACCATACATATGGCATTGCCCTGGGGATCGCTCGGTTCATGGCTTTTTGGATTGGCTTGAAGGTTTGTCTTCGGGACAGTTGTATGATATCGCTGCTGGCTTGAAATTGTCTGTACCCTCTAATCTGCCCGATCTGCGCAGCCGGACATCTGAAGCCATACGGGAATGGAATGAACACTACTTTAAGAACATCGATCCAGCCATTATCGAAGGTCTCTCGTACGAGGCAAAGACTAGACGTGCCCGTTTACAGGGAGGTAATGACCAAGAGGTCTATGAACAAGCTACACAGGGTATGCGAATCTATCCTAACGGTGTGCTGAACAAGATCATTCTTATCCCTCAATACCATGCGCGTCCATTTGTCACCTCAGCAATCTTTGACGAGATCATCTTCACCAGTTACTCGTGTGACATTCTTCCCACCGAACCGGGAAGACCCAACCCTGGATTACTGCGTCTAACCCGTGCACTATCGGATGAAACTAGATTGTTCATTTTACGATTACTGGCGGATAAGCAATTGACGTTTACTGAGATTGTACGCGAGGTAGGACTATCGAAGAGCACGATACATTACCATCTCATTGCTTTGCGAGCAGCCGGACTAATTATCGTACATTATGACCACAAGAACACGGAATATAGCCTGCGCTTGGAAGCTCTGAACAACCTCCCACAGCAGATTGGAGCTTATATTGGAAGCTGA
- a CDS encoding purine-nucleoside phosphorylase has translation MHQTAHIQEARDYILSRTSSKPTVGMILGSGLGALADEIQNATVIPYSEIPYFAKSEAVGHANELVIGELMGKTVVAMKGRLHYYEGFTLEEVTFPVRMMKALGVEQLIITNACGAINTSFEPGQLMIITDHINLVGNNPLMGPNNPELGTRFPDLSQVYNPELRSIALRVADEQKVSLQQGVYAWWSGPAYETPAEIRMIRTMGADAVGMSTVPEAIIAVHGGMKVLGISCLTNMACGILDQPLNHEEVIEVAAKVKTTFTGLVKGILQEM, from the coding sequence ATGCATCAAACTGCACATATTCAAGAAGCTAGAGATTACATATTAAGCAGAACCAGCTCCAAGCCAACTGTAGGTATGATACTGGGTTCAGGACTTGGCGCTCTCGCAGACGAAATTCAGAACGCAACGGTTATTCCGTATAGTGAAATTCCATACTTTGCTAAATCCGAGGCTGTGGGTCATGCCAACGAATTGGTCATTGGAGAACTAATGGGCAAAACCGTTGTTGCGATGAAGGGACGTCTTCATTATTATGAAGGCTTTACACTGGAGGAAGTGACGTTCCCGGTACGTATGATGAAAGCATTAGGTGTAGAGCAATTGATTATCACCAATGCTTGTGGCGCGATCAATACAAGCTTTGAACCAGGACAGCTTATGATCATTACAGATCATATTAACCTGGTAGGTAACAATCCGCTGATGGGGCCAAACAATCCAGAACTGGGCACACGCTTTCCAGACTTGTCCCAGGTATACAATCCAGAGCTGCGCAGCATTGCGCTTCGTGTTGCAGATGAGCAGAAAGTTAGCTTGCAGCAAGGTGTCTATGCTTGGTGGAGTGGACCGGCTTATGAGACACCAGCGGAGATTCGCATGATTCGTACGATGGGTGCAGATGCAGTAGGGATGTCGACTGTGCCTGAAGCTATTATTGCGGTTCATGGGGGCATGAAAGTGTTGGGTATTTCTTGTCTCACTAATATGGCCTGCGGCATTCTAGATCAGCCGCTTAATCATGAAGAAGTCATTGAAGTAGCTGCCAAAGTAAAAACAACGTTCACGGGGCTTGTCAAAGGTATTCTGCAAGAGATGTAA
- a CDS encoding carbohydrate ABC transporter permease — protein sequence MGINKSRLEPIVFHTFNGALMIFIAVVTLYPFLNTLAISFNAGNDTIRGGIYLWPREWTAQNYRAVFAGGTIFQAFGISVARTVLGTVLSLFLTSMLAYTLSRRDYILRKPITIIVVLTMYFSAGLIPTYFLIKDLHLLNNFLVYIIPGLISAFNMIVIRTYIQTLPEGLIESAKIDGAGDFRTFISIILPLCQPVLATVALFIAVGQWNSWFDTFLYASSKQNLSTLQYELMKLLSSSMNSNSSAAVANGADLGAARNMVTPVSIRAAITIVAALPILVVYPFLQKYFVHGLQLGGVKE from the coding sequence ATGGGAATAAACAAGTCTCGGCTTGAGCCGATTGTCTTCCATACGTTTAACGGCGCACTGATGATTTTTATTGCAGTCGTGACCCTGTATCCGTTTCTGAACACACTTGCCATATCGTTTAATGCAGGTAATGACACGATCCGTGGAGGCATCTATCTATGGCCGCGGGAGTGGACAGCCCAGAACTATCGAGCCGTATTTGCTGGGGGAACCATCTTCCAAGCCTTCGGCATCTCGGTTGCGAGAACCGTGCTGGGCACGGTGCTCAGCTTATTTTTGACCTCTATGCTCGCTTACACTCTAAGCCGCAGAGATTATATCCTGCGTAAACCGATTACGATTATCGTTGTACTGACGATGTACTTCAGTGCAGGTCTGATTCCAACCTACTTCCTAATCAAGGATCTGCATCTGCTCAACAACTTCCTAGTGTATATCATTCCGGGTTTGATCAGTGCGTTTAACATGATCGTGATTCGAACGTATATTCAGACACTGCCGGAAGGACTAATTGAATCCGCTAAGATTGATGGAGCCGGTGATTTCAGAACGTTTATCTCGATTATCTTGCCGTTATGTCAGCCTGTACTTGCTACGGTGGCTTTGTTCATCGCAGTGGGTCAATGGAACTCGTGGTTTGATACGTTCTTGTATGCATCATCCAAGCAGAATCTGAGCACGCTGCAATACGAATTAATGAAGCTATTATCCTCGTCAATGAATTCGAATAGCAGTGCTGCTGTTGCTAACGGAGCAGATCTCGGCGCAGCTCGGAATATGGTTACACCTGTATCGATTCGTGCAGCCATTACAATCGTAGCAGCTTTGCCAATCCTGGTGGTGTATCCATTCTTGCAGAAGTATTTTGTTCATGGATTACAGCTTGGAGGCGTTAAGGAATAG
- a CDS encoding ABC transporter permease yields the protein MFKRLRSQKQLMFMSLPIVAYILVFSYYPIWGWVMAFQNYSPAKSFAQQEWVGLKHFKFLLTDDAFLNVLRNTIAMSLINMILGFVTAILFAVLLNEIKNKLYKRTIQTISYLPHFLSWIIVTGIVASSLSVDGGIVNVVLMKLGFIDEPIMWLSVPEYFWGIVGASHVWKEVGWNAIIYLAAITSIDPSLYEAAEIDGANRYHKMLYVTLPGIKSIVIILLIMNMGWILEAGFEVQYLLGNGVVVDWSQTIDIFVLKYGLQIGNYSLATAAGIFKTIVSITLIFAANSLSKRFGEDRLI from the coding sequence ATGTTCAAGCGTTTGCGTAGCCAGAAGCAGCTCATGTTTATGTCTTTGCCGATCGTCGCGTATATTCTAGTATTTTCGTACTATCCGATCTGGGGCTGGGTCATGGCTTTCCAGAATTACAGTCCAGCGAAGAGCTTCGCGCAGCAGGAGTGGGTCGGACTTAAGCACTTCAAGTTTCTGCTTACGGACGACGCGTTTCTGAACGTACTTCGCAATACCATCGCAATGAGCTTAATCAATATGATTCTTGGATTTGTGACAGCTATTTTATTTGCGGTGCTACTCAATGAGATCAAAAACAAGCTCTACAAACGGACAATTCAAACGATCTCGTATCTGCCCCATTTTCTATCCTGGATCATCGTTACGGGCATTGTAGCGAGTTCGTTATCCGTAGACGGCGGGATTGTCAATGTTGTGTTGATGAAGCTGGGATTTATTGACGAACCGATTATGTGGCTTAGTGTACCGGAATACTTCTGGGGCATTGTCGGCGCTTCCCATGTGTGGAAAGAGGTTGGCTGGAACGCCATTATTTATCTGGCAGCCATTACTTCCATTGACCCTTCGCTCTATGAGGCGGCTGAGATCGATGGAGCGAATCGCTATCATAAAATGCTGTATGTCACACTGCCTGGAATCAAGTCCATCGTCATTATCTTACTGATCATGAACATGGGATGGATTCTGGAAGCAGGCTTCGAAGTACAGTACTTACTGGGTAATGGGGTCGTTGTGGACTGGTCCCAGACCATAGATATCTTCGTTCTGAAATACGGCCTGCAGATCGGCAACTATTCACTCGCAACCGCTGCAGGTATATTCAAAACCATTGTCAGTATCACACTGATCTTTGCAGCTAACTCGCTTTCCAAACGCTTCGGTGAGGACCGATTAATATGA
- a CDS encoding MFS transporter, with amino-acid sequence MLKRSYYGLLATVTLSSLGDVFGLLAMEWLVYELTASKLAMGAMALSFSIPEVAFRLLGSPLSDRLHRGKFMAGLASVRLLALLLPLSMGITGQLQLWHLFVAAALSGACSALFMPTAMAVVPGVAGEHKLLRAFAVIDGCRNAAALLGPAIAGALTAAAGALPTLGINAICYLAAITALLYLPTMQKPAASRVTFSLQAYVRDIGEGFSFYRRFPAMLSIMLMVSISNMSSVAIWTMMIPFVREVLHRDAAAMGTLTTASAFGTLLGLAVISWIGEIKKRRTVMLCSLAVIGLCNALLGLFPSYPFALIALCAAGVAGPFFGSLSSSLHGTLVPSSMQGRVNSIRFLIGGGLQPVGAFAGAAVAEMYGIPFLFVSLGLLPFICSIVAIFLPNLKHLNGDLSTLQHKPLN; translated from the coding sequence ATGCTTAAGCGAAGTTATTATGGTTTATTAGCTACAGTTACACTCAGTTCTCTCGGTGATGTGTTTGGTCTGCTGGCTATGGAATGGCTGGTCTATGAGTTAACTGCCTCGAAGCTAGCTATGGGAGCTATGGCACTCAGCTTCAGCATTCCCGAGGTAGCCTTCAGGTTGCTTGGATCGCCCTTATCCGACCGTCTGCATCGTGGAAAGTTTATGGCGGGACTAGCGTCAGTAAGGTTACTGGCTCTATTGCTACCACTGAGTATGGGGATCACAGGACAATTGCAACTCTGGCATCTGTTCGTTGCCGCAGCGCTCAGCGGAGCCTGTTCCGCCCTATTTATGCCCACAGCCATGGCTGTTGTACCCGGTGTCGCTGGTGAACATAAACTGTTACGTGCATTTGCAGTCATTGATGGTTGTCGGAACGCCGCTGCTTTGCTGGGGCCAGCCATCGCCGGAGCGCTAACGGCTGCCGCTGGTGCATTGCCTACCCTTGGTATCAACGCGATATGTTACCTTGCAGCGATTACTGCCCTGCTCTATCTGCCCACTATGCAGAAACCAGCAGCATCACGAGTCACCTTCTCCCTTCAAGCTTATGTTCGAGATATTGGAGAAGGCTTCTCATTCTATCGGAGATTCCCAGCGATGCTCTCGATCATGCTGATGGTTTCCATCAGCAACATGTCGTCCGTTGCCATCTGGACGATGATGATTCCTTTTGTCCGCGAAGTGCTGCACCGAGATGCTGCCGCTATGGGAACACTGACTACTGCTTCGGCATTTGGCACACTCCTAGGGCTAGCCGTTATCTCATGGATCGGTGAGATTAAGAAAAGACGAACCGTCATGCTGTGTAGCCTAGCAGTCATTGGGCTTTGTAATGCCTTATTAGGATTATTTCCGAGTTACCCATTTGCACTTATTGCCTTATGTGCCGCAGGAGTGGCGGGTCCCTTCTTCGGTTCTCTCAGCTCTTCGTTACACGGGACACTTGTACCTAGCTCCATGCAAGGTCGGGTCAATTCTATTCGTTTCTTAATTGGTGGCGGACTTCAACCCGTGGGAGCTTTTGCAGGTGCGGCCGTTGCCGAAATGTATGGTATACCCTTCTTATTTGTATCTCTCGGACTTCTTCCTTTCATCTGCTCTATAGTTGCTATATTTCTCCCAAACCTGAAACATTTGAACGGTGATCTTTCTACTCTACAGCATAAACCTTTGAATTAA
- a CDS encoding LLM class flavin-dependent oxidoreductase, with translation MAQRQLRLGANLNGVGNSISFWRHPDIPINASVSLDFYKKQALKAEEGKFDLLFIADGLFINEKSNPHFLNRLEPITLLSALAGATSHIGLVATLSTSYSEPFTVARQFASLDHISQGRAGWNVVTSPLEGSALNFGKGEHPNHALRYEIAKEHLEVVKGLWDSWEDDAFVGDKENGVFFDPAKLHTLHHKGKHFSVQGPLNVARSKQGQPVIFQAGSSESGKDLAARSADAIYTGHETLEEAREFYQDVKARAAAYGRNPEELLIFPGIGPIVGRTEEEAERKYQESAELVSIDQALNYLGRYFEHYDFSQFPLDEPFPDIGDLGSNSFRSTTDKIKQQAREQGLSLREVALLASTPRTSFIGTPEQIADQIQEWFEGGAADGFNIRTVVPNGLADFVDLVVPVLQERGLFRTEYEQDTLRGNLGLPIPHNRYSLETAQ, from the coding sequence ATGGCGCAAAGACAGTTGAGATTGGGAGCGAATCTAAACGGAGTTGGGAATAGCATTTCATTCTGGAGACATCCGGATATTCCGATTAATGCGAGTGTAAGCCTGGATTTTTATAAAAAACAAGCGCTCAAAGCAGAGGAAGGCAAGTTCGATCTGCTTTTTATTGCAGACGGTCTCTTTATTAATGAGAAATCCAATCCTCATTTCCTGAATCGACTTGAGCCGATAACGCTCTTATCTGCGCTGGCGGGAGCAACCTCTCACATTGGTCTTGTAGCCACATTGTCGACATCATATAGTGAGCCGTTCACGGTGGCTAGGCAGTTTGCTTCACTGGATCATATCAGTCAAGGGCGTGCAGGCTGGAATGTGGTGACTTCACCGTTGGAAGGATCAGCCCTCAATTTTGGCAAAGGTGAGCATCCGAATCATGCATTACGCTATGAGATCGCTAAGGAGCATCTCGAAGTTGTCAAAGGTTTGTGGGATTCATGGGAGGATGATGCCTTTGTCGGGGATAAAGAGAACGGGGTGTTCTTCGATCCGGCGAAGTTACATACGTTGCATCACAAAGGGAAGCATTTCTCCGTTCAAGGTCCGCTGAACGTCGCACGTTCCAAGCAAGGACAACCGGTTATTTTTCAGGCAGGCTCTTCTGAATCCGGTAAGGATCTGGCCGCTCGATCGGCTGATGCGATCTATACAGGGCATGAGACGTTAGAAGAAGCGCGCGAGTTCTACCAAGATGTGAAGGCAAGAGCAGCAGCTTATGGACGCAACCCGGAAGAACTGCTAATCTTCCCTGGCATTGGGCCTATTGTAGGCAGAACGGAAGAGGAAGCGGAGCGAAAGTATCAAGAGAGCGCTGAACTGGTTAGTATTGATCAGGCGCTGAATTACTTAGGACGGTACTTTGAGCATTATGATTTCTCCCAATTTCCACTGGATGAACCATTCCCTGATATTGGTGATCTGGGCAGCAACAGCTTCCGCAGTACAACAGACAAAATCAAGCAGCAGGCTCGTGAGCAAGGACTGAGCTTACGCGAAGTAGCTCTGCTTGCTTCAACGCCAAGAACATCCTTCATCGGTACACCCGAGCAAATCGCTGACCAAATTCAGGAATGGTTCGAAGGTGGCGCGGCAGATGGCTTCAACATTCGTACCGTTGTTCCAAATGGCTTGGCGGATTTCGTGGATCTAGTCGTTCCGGTATTACAAGAGCGCGGATTATTCCGCACAGAATATGAGCAGGATACATTGCGTGGCAACCTGGGTCTTCCGATTCCGCATAATCGATATTCACTTGAGACGGCACAATAG
- a CDS encoding MFS transporter, translated as MVHWKRNLYILWLGLFFNHMAYTLSVPFFPLFLQNDLGIQQGVEVWAGIAISISFLISGLCAPFWGSLADRYGSKLMLIRSGVGLAMAHLANYWVYDPFTFIAVRVFQGLMAGFNPASLTLVGTNTPEKHVGYALGVISTATAAGSILGPLAGGILSQWVGLRGCFIASGIITLLSALMVLGVKESREPRNIARSSILDDVKQAVSTPGLMRIYGLILLVSTSVLIIEPVLTLYVVQIGGDVSRATLSAGIVFSAIGIATVIMGPRWGRIGGRIGYEKTLFIGLLGGGIGSLLQLTATNLIYFGSLRFVYGLFFAAVYPALNALIIQYAAKEFRGRAVSLSQSASQFGIVLGPLLGGFLGGWTGIPFIFLLTGIVLLTAAWVVRAKEFKQGAIRKVMTSDGETTLNKL; from the coding sequence ATGGTTCATTGGAAACGGAATCTGTATATTCTGTGGCTGGGTTTGTTCTTCAATCATATGGCATACACCTTATCTGTCCCTTTCTTTCCACTGTTTCTGCAAAATGATCTTGGTATCCAGCAGGGGGTGGAGGTCTGGGCAGGCATCGCCATCTCCATTAGCTTTCTAATCAGTGGACTCTGTGCCCCATTCTGGGGATCACTAGCGGACAGATACGGCAGCAAGCTGATGCTGATTCGCTCAGGGGTCGGTCTCGCGATGGCACATTTAGCCAACTATTGGGTATACGATCCCTTTACCTTTATAGCTGTTCGGGTCTTTCAGGGACTGATGGCTGGGTTCAATCCGGCATCCCTAACGCTGGTTGGTACCAACACGCCAGAGAAACATGTGGGTTATGCACTAGGAGTCATCTCAACAGCTACAGCCGCTGGAAGTATTCTTGGTCCGTTGGCAGGTGGAATTCTTAGTCAATGGGTAGGTCTGCGTGGATGCTTCATTGCCTCAGGGATTATTACACTGCTATCTGCTCTCATGGTGCTGGGTGTTAAGGAATCACGAGAGCCTCGCAACATCGCTCGTTCCAGCATTCTAGATGATGTAAAGCAAGCAGTGAGCACACCAGGTCTAATGCGAATCTATGGGCTGATTTTGCTCGTCTCTACTTCAGTGTTAATTATTGAACCCGTGCTGACGCTGTACGTTGTGCAGATTGGTGGGGATGTCAGCCGTGCGACACTTAGTGCCGGGATTGTCTTCTCCGCAATTGGTATAGCAACGGTTATTATGGGGCCTCGCTGGGGACGCATCGGTGGAAGGATTGGATACGAGAAAACGTTGTTTATCGGTCTGCTGGGTGGAGGCATCGGTAGTCTATTGCAGTTGACTGCGACAAATCTTATTTATTTCGGTAGTCTGCGGTTTGTGTATGGGCTCTTCTTCGCGGCCGTGTACCCGGCTCTTAATGCACTCATTATTCAATATGCAGCTAAGGAATTTCGAGGTAGAGCCGTTAGCTTAAGTCAGAGTGCAAGCCAGTTCGGTATTGTACTAGGGCCACTTCTCGGTGGCTTTCTGGGAGGGTGGACAGGTATTCCTTTTATATTCCTACTCACGGGAATTGTACTGCTTACTGCGGCTTGGGTGGTTAGGGCGAAGGAGTTCAAGCAAGGAGCTATCCGGAAGGTTATGACAAGTGATGGTGAGACAACGCTTAACAAATTATAG
- a CDS encoding immunity protein TriTu family protein, which translates to MLRHRFEHWAKRRAVALQSEQIRTEQVQKDDVDERLIFDPSTGFRHESRLAMGQVTVWESRQMEYEVLNIETEELILWKYVEKSDHDNEVDFDELLQEYFRALKSGAKP; encoded by the coding sequence TTGCTTCGACATCGTTTCGAACATTGGGCTAAGCGCCGAGCAGTTGCGCTGCAATCCGAGCAGATCAGGACGGAACAGGTTCAAAAGGATGATGTAGATGAACGGCTCATATTTGATCCTTCCACAGGATTCAGACATGAGTCGAGACTTGCTATGGGTCAAGTGACTGTCTGGGAATCGAGACAGATGGAATATGAGGTCTTGAATATTGAGACAGAAGAACTGATCTTGTGGAAGTATGTGGAGAAGAGTGACCATGATAATGAAGTTGACTTCGATGAGCTCTTGCAGGAATATTTCCGAGCATTGAAGTCGGGAGCCAAACCCTAA
- a CDS encoding DUF7638 domain-containing protein, protein MQNIRRTKQIEGTTTPGIIHNGGHHFLIPVQIYEDGMINCWELVDLKELKQKIEKYWLGPDVPVGETISIHGLGAYRVEQANWTHNNSSYYEHIERKIRALNPEFRNIFEVTPRLQQLKENRRVSYSPQAVDFAVVQELFYETIQGDGFSIFMKYEGQHYLVHLVVYENGKVAIYQLPEYVEMAIDELATWFQDGTFFTTIDRPVAIRIMDLGEVTFSEEQYAENVEDKYQELLDMHKKLTGEQTTFEACRHAYHMYLQDPSEFNRAVLKEKYERVPEHQRMYLGDMDSRDMDYQRIIYTPEEKREV, encoded by the coding sequence GTGCAGAACATTAGAAGAACAAAGCAGATTGAAGGCACAACAACACCTGGCATCATACATAATGGCGGACATCATTTTCTCATACCTGTGCAGATTTATGAAGACGGCATGATTAATTGCTGGGAACTGGTTGATCTGAAAGAGCTGAAGCAGAAAATCGAGAAGTATTGGTTAGGCCCTGATGTACCTGTTGGAGAGACGATCTCCATCCATGGATTAGGTGCTTACCGAGTGGAGCAAGCGAACTGGACGCATAACAATAGCAGTTATTATGAACATATTGAGCGTAAGATCAGAGCGCTTAATCCCGAATTTCGTAATATATTCGAAGTCACGCCACGTCTACAACAACTGAAGGAGAATAGAAGGGTGTCATATTCGCCTCAAGCGGTTGATTTTGCAGTAGTGCAGGAACTGTTCTATGAGACGATTCAGGGCGATGGCTTCTCTATTTTCATGAAATACGAAGGACAGCATTACCTGGTTCATCTGGTGGTGTATGAGAATGGTAAGGTGGCGATCTATCAGTTGCCCGAGTATGTCGAGATGGCTATAGATGAATTAGCAACGTGGTTTCAGGATGGAACCTTCTTTACGACGATTGATCGCCCGGTAGCTATTCGGATAATGGATCTGGGCGAAGTGACGTTCTCAGAAGAGCAATATGCCGAGAATGTTGAGGATAAGTACCAGGAACTGCTGGATATGCATAAGAAGTTAACAGGAGAACAGACCACATTTGAAGCATGTCGACATGCGTACCACATGTATCTGCAAGATCCGAGTGAATTCAACCGAGCTGTGCTGAAGGAAAAATATGAACGGGTACCCGAGCACCAACGGATGTACTTGGGCGATATGGATAGCCGGGATATGGATTATCAGCGAATTATATATACGCCAGAGGAGAAACGAGAAGTGTAG
- a CDS encoding SMI1/KNR4 family protein — MSRHAEQLWQRIIAKGTSVDPSFEVALHLQPGATEADFRSVENELGVILPEEMKALYRIHDGQIWDIDGAAFVRNLTLTPLAQVKENWAFLQEEFEPDELEADMDDAIKPLLWNAKWIPIAENGGGDYLCLDTDPASSGNVGQVLYFWHDWGKRSVEAPGLFAFLELCLEEEEDDY, encoded by the coding sequence ATGAGTAGGCATGCTGAACAATTGTGGCAACGTATCATTGCCAAAGGGACAAGCGTTGATCCGAGCTTTGAAGTGGCACTTCATCTCCAGCCGGGAGCGACAGAGGCAGATTTTCGTTCTGTAGAGAACGAGTTGGGTGTGATATTGCCAGAAGAGATGAAGGCATTATATCGTATCCATGATGGACAGATATGGGACATCGACGGAGCTGCTTTTGTCAGAAACCTAACGCTAACCCCTCTTGCGCAAGTGAAGGAGAATTGGGCTTTTCTTCAGGAGGAATTCGAACCTGATGAGTTGGAAGCAGACATGGATGATGCGATTAAACCACTGCTTTGGAACGCCAAATGGATTCCTATTGCAGAGAATGGTGGGGGAGATTATCTATGTCTGGACACGGATCCTGCATCTTCGGGAAATGTGGGACAAGTCCTGTATTTCTGGCATGATTGGGGTAAACGTTCGGTTGAGGCTCCGGGATTATTTGCGTTTTTGGAGCTATGTTTAGAGGAAGAAGAGGACGACTATTAG